A single Thermaerobacter sp. FW80 DNA region contains:
- a CDS encoding inositol-3-phosphate synthase, protein MGKIRVAIAGVGNCASSLVQGIYYYADPERLRQGTGLMHPEIGGYRPADIEIVAAFDVDRRKVGKPLREALFAKPNCTPVFCPDLPDIPVTVQMGPVLDGVSEHMADYPEDRTFVLADEPPVDVARVLRETRADILVNYLPVGSEQATRYYAEAALEAGVAFVNAIPVFIASSPRWAERFRRKGLPVVGDDIKSQVGATIVHRVLTRLFEDRGVRLRRTYQLNFGGNTDFLNMLNHSRLKSKKQSKTQAVQSQLGEPLPGEDLHIGPSDYVPWLNDNKICMIRMEGVGFGDQPIELELRLSVQDSPNSAGVMIDAIRCTKLALDRGLAGPIEPVSAYFMKSPPVQYTDDEARRLVEAFIRGEPVAARTQAGD, encoded by the coding sequence ATGGGGAAGATCCGTGTGGCCATTGCGGGCGTCGGCAACTGCGCCAGCTCGCTGGTGCAGGGGATCTACTACTACGCCGATCCCGAGCGGCTTCGCCAGGGCACGGGCCTCATGCACCCGGAGATCGGCGGCTACAGGCCGGCGGATATCGAGATCGTCGCTGCCTTCGACGTCGACCGGAGGAAGGTGGGCAAGCCGCTCCGGGAGGCGCTCTTCGCCAAGCCCAACTGCACGCCGGTGTTCTGCCCGGACCTGCCGGACATCCCCGTCACCGTGCAGATGGGTCCGGTGCTGGACGGCGTCAGCGAGCACATGGCCGACTACCCGGAGGACCGGACCTTCGTCCTCGCCGACGAGCCGCCGGTGGACGTGGCCCGTGTGCTGCGGGAGACGCGGGCGGACATCCTGGTCAACTACCTGCCGGTGGGCTCGGAACAGGCGACCCGCTACTACGCCGAGGCGGCGCTGGAGGCCGGCGTGGCCTTCGTCAACGCGATCCCGGTGTTCATCGCCTCGTCGCCGCGGTGGGCGGAGCGGTTCCGCCGCAAGGGCCTGCCGGTGGTCGGTGACGACATCAAGAGCCAGGTGGGCGCCACCATCGTGCACCGGGTGCTGACCCGGCTGTTCGAGGACCGGGGCGTCCGGCTGCGCCGCACCTACCAGCTGAACTTCGGTGGCAACACCGACTTCCTCAACATGCTCAACCACAGCCGGCTCAAGAGCAAGAAGCAGTCCAAGACCCAGGCGGTCCAGTCCCAGCTGGGCGAGCCGCTGCCGGGCGAGGACCTTCACATCGGTCCCAGCGACTACGTGCCCTGGCTCAACGACAACAAGATCTGCATGATCCGCATGGAGGGCGTCGGCTTCGGCGACCAGCCCATCGAGCTGGAGCTGCGCCTCTCGGTGCAGGACTCGCCCAACAGCGCCGGCGTGATGATCGACGCCATCCGTTGCACCAAGCTGGCGCTGGATCGCGGCCTGGCCGGTCCCATCGAGCCCGTCTCCGCCTACTTCATGAAGTCGCCGCCGGTGCAGTACACCGATGACGAGGCGCGCCGCCTGGTGGAGGCCTTCATCCGGGGCGAGCCCGTGGCGGCGCGGACCCAGGCGGGCGACTGA
- the sdhA gene encoding succinate dehydrogenase flavoprotein subunit translates to MHTHRFDAVIVGAGGAGLRAAVELAKYPDLKVAVVSKLYPSRSHTGAAQGGIGAALGNIEEDHWEWHMFDTVKGSDYLGDQDAIEIMCKEAPEAVYELEHMGLPFSRTADGRINQRRFGGHTKEFGKAPVHRSCFAADRTGHMILQTLYQQSIKHGVRFFDEFHVVDLVMDGRRVAGVVAVELATGDLHVFHAKATLFATGGAGRMYKVTSNALALTGDGLAIAFRHGIPLEDMEFFQFHPTGIYRLGILITEGARGEGGVLRNRHGERFMERYAPTIKDLAPRDMVSRAIYLEIREGRGIDGKDYVHLDLTHLGREVIETRLPDITDFVRTYLGIDPVEEPIPIQPTAHYEMGGIPTDVDGRVIWDAKNTPVEGFYAAGECACVSVHGANRLGTNSLLDLVVFGRRAGRHMARYAREADWPALPADATDWARQQIERFRTREKGERIAAIRARLQEEMMDKAGVFRTEEGLAAMESILDELDAQYQEAAIDDRGTMYNTDLLEALELGNLLECARATVVAARNRKESRGGHAREDYPKRDDANWLKHTLLYREKDGRIRIDYKPVVITRFQPQERKY, encoded by the coding sequence ATCCACACGCATCGATTCGACGCCGTGATCGTCGGGGCGGGCGGTGCCGGCTTGCGGGCGGCGGTGGAGCTGGCCAAGTACCCCGACCTCAAGGTGGCCGTCGTCAGCAAGCTCTATCCCTCCCGCTCCCACACCGGGGCCGCCCAGGGCGGCATCGGCGCGGCCCTCGGCAACATCGAGGAAGACCACTGGGAGTGGCACATGTTCGACACGGTCAAGGGCAGCGACTACCTGGGCGACCAGGACGCCATCGAGATCATGTGCAAGGAAGCGCCCGAGGCCGTGTACGAGCTGGAGCACATGGGGTTGCCCTTCAGCCGCACCGCGGACGGGCGCATCAACCAGCGGCGCTTCGGCGGCCACACCAAGGAGTTCGGCAAGGCGCCCGTCCATCGCTCCTGCTTCGCCGCCGACCGCACCGGTCACATGATCCTCCAGACCCTCTACCAGCAGTCCATCAAGCACGGCGTCCGCTTCTTCGACGAGTTCCACGTGGTCGACCTGGTGATGGACGGGCGGCGGGTGGCCGGCGTGGTGGCCGTCGAATTGGCCACCGGCGACCTGCACGTGTTCCACGCCAAGGCGACGCTGTTCGCCACCGGCGGCGCCGGCCGCATGTACAAGGTGACCAGCAACGCCCTGGCCCTGACGGGCGACGGGCTGGCCATCGCCTTCCGTCACGGCATCCCCCTGGAGGACATGGAGTTCTTCCAGTTCCATCCGACGGGCATCTACCGCCTGGGCATCCTGATCACCGAGGGCGCCCGGGGCGAGGGCGGCGTCCTGCGCAACCGCCACGGCGAGCGGTTCATGGAGCGGTACGCCCCCACCATCAAGGACCTGGCGCCCAGGGACATGGTGTCACGGGCCATCTACCTGGAGATCCGCGAAGGGCGGGGCATCGACGGCAAGGACTACGTGCACCTCGACCTGACCCACCTGGGCCGGGAGGTCATCGAGACCCGGCTGCCCGACATCACCGACTTCGTCCGCACCTACCTGGGCATCGACCCGGTGGAGGAGCCCATCCCCATCCAGCCCACCGCCCACTACGAGATGGGCGGCATCCCCACCGACGTCGACGGCCGGGTGATCTGGGACGCGAAGAACACGCCGGTGGAGGGCTTCTACGCCGCCGGTGAGTGCGCCTGCGTCTCGGTCCACGGCGCCAACCGCCTGGGCACCAACTCCCTGCTGGACCTGGTGGTCTTCGGCCGGCGGGCGGGGCGCCACATGGCCCGGTACGCCCGCGAGGCGGACTGGCCGGCGCTGCCCGCCGACGCCACCGACTGGGCGCGCCAGCAGATCGAGCGCTTCCGCACGCGGGAGAAGGGCGAGCGCATCGCGGCCATCCGCGCCCGGCTGCAGGAGGAGATGATGGACAAGGCCGGGGTCTTCCGGACGGAAGAGGGGCTGGCGGCGATGGAGTCCATCCTGGACGAGCTCGACGCCCAGTACCAGGAGGCGGCCATCGACGACCGGGGCACCATGTACAACACCGACCTGCTGGAGGCCCTGGAGCTGGGCAACCTCCTGGAGTGCGCCCGGGCCACGGTGGTGGCCGCTCGCAACCGCAAGGAGAGCCGGGGCGGCCACGCGCGGGAGGACTACCCCAAGCGGGACGACGCCAACTGGCTGAAGCACACGCTGCTCTACAGGGAGAAGGACGGGCGGATCCGCATCGACTACAAGCCCGTGGTGATCACCCGCTTCCAGCCCCAGGAGCGGAAGTACTGA
- a CDS encoding NTP transferase domain-containing protein has translation MDAVVLAAGAGTRFRRTAASCPKPLHRLFGISLVERALRIARQAGCRRVWVVTGWQAEEVERAIRASGRPWVEVVRADHWAWGNGASLLAVRGRVDGPFLLLMADHVMDPQLARQAVAAAEARRDELAAGGALLLVDPRLEQVFDLPEATKVRTSAGGTRIEAIGKDLDAFDAVDTGVFIGSPGLLDELAALADAAAAQAAAGEGTGVEPVTLTAGARRLAEKGRLGAVRVTDGWWVDVDDAAALDHARQRLLAHAAASGGDGPIARWLNRRLSRRLSALLAQAGVGPNGATLMAFASVLAGAAAFAAGAPVLGGILCQLGSVLDGCDGELARLRLEAQPRGAFLDTVLDRYADAVVVAGLAAGALGAGAGWPTTAAAALAAMAGLPLSALMKDRLQLLREATGRRFDPLRDDPPWLRWVPGNRDGRYFLVFLAGLAGAPLAALVLLATVSHALALGRLIHAWRHLGGEDR, from the coding sequence GTGGACGCGGTGGTCCTGGCGGCCGGCGCCGGAACGCGGTTCCGGCGCACGGCCGCTTCCTGTCCCAAGCCGCTGCACCGGCTCTTCGGCATCAGCCTGGTGGAACGGGCCCTGCGCATCGCGCGCCAGGCCGGCTGCCGACGGGTGTGGGTAGTGACCGGCTGGCAGGCGGAGGAGGTCGAACGGGCGATCCGGGCGAGCGGTCGTCCGTGGGTCGAGGTGGTTCGCGCCGATCACTGGGCGTGGGGCAACGGCGCCTCGCTGCTCGCCGTACGGGGCCGGGTGGACGGCCCCTTCCTCCTGCTGATGGCCGACCACGTGATGGACCCGCAGCTGGCCCGCCAGGCCGTGGCCGCCGCCGAGGCCCGGCGGGACGAACTGGCCGCAGGCGGCGCCCTGCTCTTGGTGGATCCCCGGCTCGAGCAGGTCTTCGACCTGCCGGAGGCCACCAAGGTGCGCACGAGCGCGGGCGGGACGCGGATCGAGGCCATCGGCAAGGACCTGGACGCCTTCGACGCCGTGGACACGGGCGTCTTCATCGGCTCGCCCGGTCTCCTGGACGAACTGGCCGCCCTGGCGGACGCCGCGGCCGCCCAGGCGGCCGCGGGCGAGGGGACCGGCGTCGAACCGGTGACCCTGACGGCGGGAGCTCGTCGCCTGGCGGAGAAGGGGCGGCTGGGCGCCGTGCGGGTGACCGACGGGTGGTGGGTCGACGTGGACGATGCCGCCGCCCTGGACCATGCTCGGCAGCGGCTGCTGGCCCACGCCGCCGCCTCGGGGGGCGACGGCCCCATCGCCCGCTGGTTGAACCGTCGTCTCTCGCGGCGCCTGTCCGCGCTCCTCGCCCAGGCGGGGGTGGGACCCAACGGTGCCACGCTGATGGCCTTCGCGTCCGTCCTGGCGGGAGCTGCGGCCTTCGCCGCCGGCGCACCGGTCCTCGGCGGGATCCTCTGCCAACTGGGTTCCGTGCTGGACGGCTGCGACGGCGAGCTGGCCCGGCTTCGTCTGGAGGCCCAGCCGCGCGGCGCGTTCCTCGACACGGTCCTGGACCGCTATGCCGACGCCGTCGTCGTGGCGGGTCTGGCGGCCGGCGCGCTGGGGGCAGGCGCCGGCTGGCCGACGACGGCGGCCGCGGCGCTGGCCGCCATGGCCGGGTTGCCGCTCTCGGCGCTGATGAAGGACCGGTTGCAACTCCTACGCGAGGCCACCGGGAGGCGGTTCGACCCCCTGCGCGACGATCCGCCCTGGCTGCGCTGGGTGCCGGGAAACCGCGACGGGCGTTACTTCCTGGTCTTCCTGGCGGGGCTCGCCGGTGCCCCGCTGGCTGCCCTGGTCCTGCTGGCCACCGTCTCCCATGCCCTGGCGCTGGGCCGGTTGATCCACGCCTGGCGCCACCTCGGGGGCGAGGACCGCTGA
- a CDS encoding SOS response-associated peptidase, protein MCGRFTLTTPAVELERRFLVDLQGRHVPRYNVAPGQEVLAVVAAGGARRPARLRWGLIPPWSDDPRPGPINARAETAARRPMFRQAMRRRRCLIPADGFYEWMRRGKARLPVLFRLRDGSPFALAGIYERWEGSDGPVWTCCVLTTRPNPLVGQVHDRMPVILRPEWEAAWLDADIPPEELAAAWEPYPASAMVAYPVSPRVNSPRHDDPGCVMPVGPPLPSPGGEAD, encoded by the coding sequence ATGTGCGGTCGGTTCACCCTGACCACGCCCGCCGTGGAACTGGAGCGTCGCTTTCTGGTCGACCTCCAGGGCCGGCACGTGCCGCGCTACAACGTGGCGCCCGGCCAAGAGGTGCTCGCCGTGGTGGCGGCCGGGGGAGCGCGGCGACCGGCGCGGCTGCGGTGGGGCCTGATCCCTCCGTGGAGCGACGATCCGCGCCCGGGTCCCATCAACGCGCGGGCGGAGACGGCCGCCCGGCGCCCCATGTTCCGCCAGGCCATGCGCCGTCGGCGATGCCTGATCCCCGCCGACGGCTTCTACGAGTGGATGCGCCGCGGCAAGGCGCGCCTGCCCGTGCTCTTTCGGCTGCGGGACGGCAGCCCCTTCGCGCTGGCGGGGATCTACGAGCGCTGGGAGGGCTCCGACGGTCCGGTGTGGACCTGCTGCGTGCTGACCACGCGGCCCAACCCGCTGGTCGGTCAGGTCCACGACCGCATGCCGGTCATCCTGCGGCCGGAGTGGGAGGCGGCATGGCTGGACGCCGACATCCCGCCGGAGGAACTGGCGGCCGCGTGGGAGCCGTACCCGGCGTCGGCGATGGTCGCCTACCCCGTCTCCCCGCGGGTGAACTCGCCGCGTCACGACGACCCCGGCTGCGTGATGCCCGTCGGGCCGCCGTTGCCGTCGCCGGGCGGCGAGGCCGACTGA
- a CDS encoding succinate dehydrogenase: MAYGEGSPRPAGGFELWSWFFMRISGLLLVFLVLGHLYIMHILNSVEIIDYDFVARRWANIGWRAYDWVMLVLALFHGANGIRVIVDDYAHRPGWRTFWLSLLYVVTFVLLVLGTVVLVTFPFPA; this comes from the coding sequence GTGGCTTACGGTGAGGGGAGCCCGCGCCCGGCCGGCGGGTTCGAGCTGTGGTCCTGGTTCTTCATGCGCATCTCCGGCCTGCTCCTCGTGTTCCTCGTCCTGGGACACCTCTACATCATGCACATCCTCAACAGCGTGGAGATCATCGACTACGACTTCGTGGCCCGGCGCTGGGCCAACATCGGGTGGCGCGCCTACGACTGGGTGATGCTGGTCCTGGCGCTGTTCCACGGGGCCAACGGGATCCGGGTCATCGTCGACGACTACGCCCACCGGCCGGGGTGGCGCACCTTCTGGCTGTCCCTGCTCTACGTGGTGACCTTCGTCCTCCTGGTGCTGGGCACCGTGGTCCTGGTGACCTTCCCGTTCCCGGCCTGA
- the sdhC gene encoding succinate dehydrogenase, cytochrome b556 subunit: MGLYRGYRGSQGQWAWMLHRLSGVGIMLFLMMHIVDTFLAGFGPQVYDHVMALYRAPVFMVLEVVLVAGVVYHAVNGLRVILIDFWPNALRWHKPLLVAEVIVFLVLFIPAAVIMLGRLFG; this comes from the coding sequence ATGGGCCTCTACCGCGGCTACCGCGGCAGCCAGGGCCAGTGGGCGTGGATGCTCCACCGGCTGAGCGGCGTGGGCATCATGCTGTTCCTCATGATGCACATCGTCGACACCTTTCTGGCCGGCTTCGGGCCGCAGGTCTACGACCACGTCATGGCCCTGTACCGGGCGCCGGTATTCATGGTGCTCGAGGTGGTGCTGGTGGCCGGCGTGGTCTACCACGCCGTCAACGGCCTGCGGGTGATCCTGATCGACTTCTGGCCCAACGCGCTGCGGTGGCACAAACCCTTGCTGGTGGCGGAGGTCATCGTCTTCCTCGTGCTCTTCATCCCGGCGGCGGTGATCATGTTGGGCCGCCTCTTCGGCTAG
- a CDS encoding polysaccharide deacetylase family protein, with protein sequence MGRRRRAVTAGIAVFATSLCVILAISLYGWTAPAGAAARPVYYANQVAVLLYHGFERPPDGPITVTRRQFDEHIRTLKAAGFQFVSAEQFRRWKRGQGSIPPNAVLLTIDDGMKEIHSVALPILKQHKVPAVAFVVYYRIDRDPNTVSGRAVRELVAGGVEVQSHTYDMHRRVIRQRDGADVAMVWVMDEAEIRADMARARQRHRELLGDEPDMLAYPYGAYTPAFVRAARAEGIRFAFTTKPGLVSRATPDMELPRFNTGVRGMTGKQVVDLLRRYAPAAPAPKPTKPSGYYVGGDLYRSKAEAQKAAQRFTRLTGYRMYVAPHPKYKPHYWVQTGRVASKARAAELARRWARLGIRYVVAASG encoded by the coding sequence GTGGGGCGACGGCGGCGAGCGGTGACGGCGGGGATCGCGGTCTTCGCGACCAGCCTGTGCGTCATCTTGGCGATCAGCCTGTATGGCTGGACGGCCCCGGCCGGCGCGGCGGCCAGGCCGGTCTACTACGCCAACCAGGTGGCGGTCCTGCTCTACCACGGCTTCGAACGCCCGCCGGATGGGCCCATCACCGTGACCCGCCGGCAGTTCGACGAACACATCCGCACGTTGAAGGCGGCCGGATTCCAGTTCGTCTCCGCCGAGCAGTTCCGCCGCTGGAAACGGGGCCAGGGGTCGATCCCGCCCAACGCGGTCCTGCTGACCATCGACGACGGCATGAAGGAGATCCACTCCGTGGCGCTGCCCATCTTGAAGCAGCACAAGGTGCCCGCCGTCGCCTTCGTGGTGTACTACCGCATCGACCGGGATCCCAACACCGTCAGCGGCCGGGCCGTGCGCGAGCTGGTGGCCGGCGGCGTCGAGGTGCAGTCCCACACGTACGACATGCACCGCCGCGTCATCCGCCAGCGCGACGGCGCCGACGTGGCGATGGTATGGGTGATGGACGAGGCAGAGATCCGCGCCGACATGGCCCGGGCGCGCCAGCGTCACCGGGAGCTCTTGGGGGACGAACCGGACATGCTCGCCTACCCCTACGGCGCCTACACCCCGGCCTTCGTCCGCGCGGCCCGGGCCGAGGGCATCCGCTTCGCCTTCACGACGAAGCCCGGTCTCGTCTCCCGCGCCACCCCCGACATGGAGCTGCCCCGGTTCAACACGGGCGTCCGCGGCATGACGGGCAAGCAGGTGGTCGACCTGCTGCGCCGCTACGCGCCGGCCGCCCCGGCACCGAAGCCGACCAAGCCCAGCGGATACTACGTCGGGGGAGATCTCTACCGGTCGAAGGCGGAGGCCCAGAAGGCCGCGCAGCGATTCACCCGCCTCACCGGCTACCGGATGTACGTCGCTCCCCACCCCAAGTACAAGCCGCACTACTGGGTGCAGACGGGACGCGTCGCCTCCAAGGCGCGCGCGGCGGAGCTGGCCCGGCGGTGGGCGCGTCTGGGGATCCGCTACGTCGTCGCCGCCTCCGGTTGA
- a CDS encoding succinate dehydrogenase iron-sulfur subunit: MTLRIRRYNPERDREPHWEEYRLQADPTDRVLDLLNRVKWEIDGTLAYRRSCAHGVCGSDAMIINGKARLACKTLVKELSQPITVEPMRGFRVKKDLIVDFTGFFAAYRAIKPYLINDDPEPERERLQSPEDRERFDDTTKCILCGCCTTSCPSFWANPDYVGPAAIVNAHRFIFDSRDQAADERLRILNSRDGVWRCRTIFNCTEACPRGIEVTRAIQEVKRAILLGQR, from the coding sequence GTGACGCTGCGGATCCGGCGCTACAACCCGGAGCGGGATCGCGAGCCCCACTGGGAGGAGTACCGGCTGCAGGCCGATCCCACGGACCGGGTGCTCGATCTGCTCAACCGGGTCAAGTGGGAGATCGACGGGACCCTGGCCTACCGACGCTCCTGTGCCCATGGCGTGTGCGGCTCCGACGCGATGATCATCAACGGCAAGGCGCGGCTGGCGTGCAAGACGCTGGTCAAGGAGCTGTCCCAGCCCATCACCGTCGAGCCGATGCGCGGCTTCCGCGTGAAGAAGGACCTGATCGTCGACTTCACTGGTTTCTTCGCGGCCTACCGCGCCATCAAGCCGTACCTGATCAACGACGACCCGGAGCCCGAGCGGGAGCGACTCCAGTCCCCCGAGGACCGCGAGCGATTCGACGACACGACCAAGTGCATCCTGTGCGGCTGCTGCACCACCTCCTGCCCCTCCTTCTGGGCGAACCCGGACTACGTCGGGCCCGCGGCCATCGTCAACGCCCACCGCTTCATCTTCGACAGCCGCGACCAGGCCGCGGACGAACGGCTGCGCATCCTGAACTCGCGGGACGGGGTGTGGCGCTGCCGGACCATCTTCAACTGCACCGAGGCGTGCCCGCGCGGCATCGAGGTCACGCGGGCGATCCAGGAGGTCAAGCGCGCCATCCTGTTGGGCCAGCGCTAG
- a CDS encoding ribonuclease H-like domain-containing protein, producing MAQPSPLAVDIETVGIEWDELHPEVQDYLLRRARDDDERQRVKDQLALHPGTGRVVAIALWRPYEDRGGVLVADPSVREPRWTPFAGVDGDAQIFRGSEREILAEFWRYVSQHAGTLVTFNGRSFDGPFLMIRSAILGVTPTRNLVPYRYSFQDHCDLAEVLSFYGVRQRNSFLFWCHQFGIASPKQAMDGSAVGAAYREGRIDDIARYCLADARATAELYRRLEPMIAVMDGRAAAGGEPGHPGPSASP from the coding sequence ATGGCGCAACCTTCGCCGCTGGCCGTCGACATCGAGACCGTGGGCATCGAGTGGGACGAGCTGCACCCCGAGGTGCAGGACTACCTGCTGCGACGCGCCCGGGATGACGACGAGCGGCAGCGGGTCAAGGACCAGCTGGCCCTCCACCCGGGGACGGGACGGGTGGTCGCCATCGCCCTGTGGCGCCCCTACGAGGACCGGGGCGGCGTGCTGGTGGCGGATCCCTCGGTCCGGGAGCCCCGGTGGACACCCTTCGCCGGCGTCGACGGCGACGCGCAGATCTTCCGGGGTAGCGAGCGGGAGATCCTGGCCGAGTTCTGGCGGTACGTGAGCCAGCACGCCGGGACCCTCGTCACCTTCAACGGGCGCTCCTTCGACGGCCCGTTCCTGATGATCCGGTCGGCGATCCTGGGCGTGACCCCCACCCGCAACCTGGTTCCCTACAGGTACAGCTTCCAGGACCACTGCGACCTGGCCGAGGTCCTCTCGTTCTACGGTGTGCGGCAGCGCAACTCCTTCCTATTTTGGTGCCACCAGTTCGGCATCGCCTCGCCCAAGCAGGCGATGGACGGCTCGGCGGTGGGCGCAGCCTACCGAGAGGGCCGGATCGACGACATCGCCCGCTACTGCCTGGCCGATGCGCGGGCGACGGCGGAGCTCTACCGGCGGCTGGAGCCGATGATCGCCGTGATGGACGGCCGCGCGGCCGCGGGCGGCGAACCCGGCCATCCGGGACCGTCGGCGTCCCCATGA
- a CDS encoding helix-turn-helix domain-containing protein encodes MQSDPAAVGNRIRLARQSAGLSIKELARRAHISPSHLSDVERGVKYPSLPVAATLARLLGRSLDWLVTGYDGAPGPLDLRVLLRDPGRTVHYQGVPLTDTAREYLVDLLDAAWNLAWLTGAVAVRVAGSSPFAAAQPPPPGRGSTPSLPPPLRSGLQAPLPAPYPDDPVAREWVRQVVADALGRYLGGGPVATGPQSASPPGDGNGGPTGITQPGSS; translated from the coding sequence ATGCAGTCCGATCCCGCAGCCGTCGGCAACCGCATCCGGCTCGCCCGCCAATCGGCCGGCCTCTCGATCAAGGAGCTGGCGCGGCGGGCCCACATCTCGCCGTCCCATCTCAGCGACGTGGAACGGGGTGTCAAGTACCCGTCGCTGCCCGTCGCCGCGACCCTGGCGCGGTTGCTGGGACGCAGCCTGGATTGGCTGGTGACCGGCTACGACGGGGCGCCGGGCCCCCTGGATCTACGGGTGCTGCTCCGCGACCCGGGCCGCACCGTGCACTACCAGGGCGTCCCCTTGACCGACACCGCCCGCGAATACCTGGTGGACCTGCTCGATGCCGCCTGGAACCTGGCCTGGCTGACCGGTGCCGTGGCGGTGCGGGTGGCCGGTTCGTCCCCCTTCGCGGCGGCGCAGCCGCCGCCTCCTGGCCGCGGGAGCACGCCGTCGCTGCCCCCACCCCTGAGATCGGGTCTGCAGGCGCCGCTTCCAGCCCCCTACCCCGACGATCCCGTGGCCCGCGAGTGGGTGCGACAGGTGGTGGCCGATGCCCTGGGCCGCTACCTGGGCGGCGGGCCCGTCGCCACGGGGCCTCAGTCGGCCTCGCCGCCCGGCGACGGCAACGGCGGCCCGACGGGCATCACGCAGCCGGGGTCGTCGTGA
- a CDS encoding cob(I)yrinic acid a,c-diamide adenosyltransferase: MRIYTRTGDGGETGLLGGVRVPKAHPRVEAYGAVDELNALLGLVAAHLGGAEPAPLLQELQRDCFLLGADLATPPGDARRRGVGLPQVPAQRVAELEAHIDRYDAQLPPLRQFILPGGTVPAALLHVARTVARRAERRVAALAAQEPVNPVVLQYLNRLSDLLFVLARWVNHRAGVADAPWGREGWRGPAAGPDEGG, from the coding sequence GTGAGGATCTATACGCGCACGGGTGATGGGGGCGAGACCGGCCTCCTCGGCGGGGTGCGCGTGCCGAAGGCGCATCCCCGGGTGGAGGCGTACGGGGCGGTGGACGAGCTCAACGCCCTGCTCGGGCTCGTCGCGGCCCACCTGGGCGGTGCGGAGCCGGCGCCGCTCTTGCAGGAGCTGCAGCGGGACTGCTTCCTCCTGGGGGCGGACCTGGCGACGCCGCCGGGAGATGCCCGGCGACGCGGCGTCGGCCTGCCCCAGGTGCCTGCACAGCGGGTGGCGGAGCTGGAGGCGCACATCGACCGCTACGACGCCCAGCTCCCGCCGCTCCGGCAGTTCATCCTGCCCGGCGGGACGGTCCCCGCGGCCCTGCTGCACGTGGCGCGCACCGTGGCGCGCCGGGCGGAGCGGCGGGTTGCGGCCCTGGCCGCCCAGGAGCCGGTCAATCCCGTCGTCCTCCAGTACCTCAACCGCCTCTCGGACCTGCTGTTCGTGCTGGCGCGCTGGGTGAACCACCGCGCAGGGGTGGCCGACGCTCCGTGGGGGCGGGAGGGCTGGCGCGGCCCCGCTGCGGGTCCCGACGAGGGGGGCTGA